A stretch of Castanea sativa cultivar Marrone di Chiusa Pesio chromosome 2, ASM4071231v1 DNA encodes these proteins:
- the LOC142623135 gene encoding 3'-5' exonuclease-like has protein sequence MGGQDEWEEEQGLTDEDLRAIDDAIESATKKRRSDDFVESSNPQRSRSRRLPRSIEALQRPNPNPLSRCEMRLSVMKFGGRILYSKTAIDVEHAANHLLHTIANSKSKKTQFVLGFDIEWRPTFTRGVSPGKAAVMQICGDTSHCHVMHIFHSGIPKSLQLLLEDPTLLKVGAGIANDAVKVFKDYNVSIKAVEDLSYLANQKLGGGPHQWGLGSLTKKLISKELRKPNKIKLGNWETNFLSKEQLDYAATDAFASWYLYQVLEGLPNLEVAACQGSEKLEGVTSE, from the exons ATGGGGGGACAGGATGAGTGGGAAGAGGAGCAAGGGTTGACAGACGAAGATCTCCGAGCAATCGACGACGCAATCGAATCGGCTACCAAGAAACGACGCTCTGAcgactttgtggaatcatcaaATCCCCAAAGAAGTAGAAGTCGGCGGTTGCCAAGATCAATAGAGGCTCTCCAACgcccaaatccaaatcctctGTCTCGATGTGAAATGAGATTGTCAGTGATGAAGTTTGGGGGTCGCATTCTGTACAGCAAGACAGCCATCGATGTAGAGCACGCTGCAAACCACCTTCTTCACACCATCGCTAACTCCAAGTCCAAGAAGACTCAATTCGTTCTTGGATTCGACATTGAGTGGCGACCCACTTTTACTAGAG GTGTTTCACCTGGGAAGGCTGCGGTTATGCAGATATGTGGGGACACTAGTCATTGCCATGTAATGCATATTTTTCATTCTGGAATTCCTAAAAGTTTGCAACTTCTTCTTGAGGACCCTACACTTTTGAAG GTTGGAGCTGGCATTGCCAATGATGCTGTCAAGGTTTTTAAAGATTATAATGTATCCATCAAAGCTGTGGAGGATCTTTCTTATCTTGCTAACCAAAAGCTTGGTGGAGGTCCCCACCAATGGGGTCTTGGATCCCTAACCAAGAAGCTTATATCAAAAGAG CTTCGTAAGCCCAATAAAATTAAGCTGGGAAACTGGGAGACTAATTTTTTGTCAAAGGAGCAACTAGATTATGCTGCCACAGATGCTTTTGCTTCTTGGTATCTGTATCAG GTATTGGAAGGCCTTCCCAATCTAGAAGTTGCTGCTTGCCAAGGAAGTGAAAAGTTGGAAGGTGTGACGTCAGAATGA
- the LOC142625130 gene encoding uncharacterized protein LOC142625130 has product MIESMNGGGFLSLVDDEVYKFLENFSESSQQWDFSNRKERSALAIKKGGLYEVSEDLDITARLDNLTHKVEALALGRGMNSVNHVQSETCSICASLMHTTQMCPSAVGYPDFYTEQANSLNNYGKPFASPFSETYNPNWRNHPNFSWRQNQPPTNVGGQQVHQQSQFRPPTQAYPPIPQSPPKFVAPPKQQSSLEESLKTFMQSTSQAIQEIKNSTHLNTQAISKLENQIVQLVTQVGEREKGKFLSQPIPNPKGQYAINGSSSSTHGQEHIQSITTLRSGKQVDNQVKMPEVEDDENIVLKEKDTHSSHDDHGEKKDNPVSIPIQDLSFPLDKSFVPKAPFPQRLINPQKSAQFGDILEVFKQVQINIPFLDAIQQVPAYAKFLKDLVTMKRKKNVPKKAFLTEQVSSIIQNKYPVKCKDPGSPTISCKIGDHLNERALLDLGASMNLMPYLVYLQLGLRELKPTTMTLQLADRSMKIPRGIVEDVLIKVDAFYFPVDFVVLDTEPALNASTQIHVILGCPFLVTSNALINCRSGVMKISFKNMTVELNLFDISKQVPDNENICEVNMIGNLVYDTLIQSSCEDPLKDCLTLFYCNLDIEKSIEEVNALLDSVPLLSTDSWQPKVVPFPLSSSPLPSTVKPPKLDDLWEHQLISIPQEHKEAIG; this is encoded by the coding sequence ATGATTGAGTCCATGAATGGTGGTGGATTTTTGAGTCTTGTAGATGATGAGGTATACAAATTTCTTGAGAATTTTTCTGAAAGTTCACAACAATGGGATTTTTCCAACCGTAAAGAGAGATCTGCCCTTGCAATTAAGAAAGGAGGATTGTATGAAGTTAGTGAAGATTTAGACATAACAGCTAGGTTGGACAATCTTACTCATAAGGTTGAGGCTTTAGCTTTAGGTAGAGGGATGAATTCTGTCAATCATGTTCAAAGTGAAACATGCTCTATTTGTGCAAGTCTTATGCATACAACACAAATGTGTCCCTCTGCAGTTGGGTACCCTGATTTTTATACTGAGCAAGCAAATTCACTGAATAATTATGGAAAACCATTTGCTAGTCCATTTTCAGAGACATACAATCCAAATTGGAGGAACCATCCTAATTTCTCATGGAGGCAAAATCAGCCTCCCACAAATGTAGGTGGACAACAAGTGCATCAACAAAGTCAATTTCGTCCACCCACTCAAGCATATCCTCCCATTCCTCAATCACCTCCTAAGTTTGTAGCACCACCAAAACAACAATCATCTTTGGAGGAGTCTCTCAAAACTTTCATGCAATCAACTAGCCAAGCCATTCAAGAGATAAAAAATTCCACCCATTTGAATACTCAAGCTATTTCAAAGTTGGAAAATCAAATTGTCCAGTTAGTAACCCAAGTTGGAGAGAGGGAAAAAGGAAAGTTTCTTAGTCAACCTATACCTAACCCAAAAGGACAATATGCCATCAATGGTTCTTCTAGTTCTACTCATGGACAAGAACATATTCAGTCTATTACTACCCTTAGGTCTGGTAAGCAAGTTGATAATCAAGTGAAAATGCCAGAAGTGGAGGAcgatgaaaatattgtgttaaaGGAAAAAGATACTCATAGTTCACATGATGATCATGGAGAAAAGAAGGACAACCCAGTCTCCATTCCAATTCAGGATCTTAGTTTCCCCCTTGATAAGAGTTTTGTCCCTAAAGCTCCATTTCCTCAAAGGTTAATCAATCCTCAGAAAAGTGCACAATTTGGAgatattttagaggtttttaagCAAGTGCAAATAAACATTCCATTTCTTGATGCAATTCAGCAAGTTCCTGCTTATGCCAAGTTTCTAAAAGATCTTGTGAcaatgaagagaaagaaaaatgtcCCTAAAAAGGCATTTTTGACTGAGCAAGTCAGTTCAATCATTCAGAATAAATATCCAGTAAAATGTAAGGACCCAGGATCTCCTACAATTTCATGCAAGATTGGGGATCACCTCAATGAGCGAGCTTTGCTAGATTTGGGGGCAAGTATGAACTTAATGccatatttagtttatttacaGCTAGGTTTGAGGGAGTTAAAACCAACAACCATGACACTTCAATTAGCTGATAGGTCTATGAAAATCCCTAGAGGTATTGTTGAGGATGTGCTGATTAAGGTAGATGCATTCTATTTTCCtgttgattttgttgtgttagACACTGAGCCTGCTCTAAATGCCAGTACACAAATCCATGTCATTTTGGGTTGCCCTTTCTTAGTCACATCCAATGCTTTGATCAATTGTCGAAGTGGTGTGATGaagatttcttttaaaaatatgactGTTGAGCTTAATCTCTTTGACATAAGTAAGCAAGTACCAGATAATGAGAATATATGTGAGGTTAACATGATTGGGAACCTAGTCTATGATACTCTCATACAATCAAGTTGTGAGGATCCCCTAAAGGATTGCTTAACCCTTTTTTATTGCAATTTGGatattgaaaaatcaattgaggAAGTCAATGCATTGTTGGATTCTGTTCCTCTCTTAAGTACTGATAGCTGGCAGCCAAAAGTGGTCCCTTTTCCACTTTCTTCATCTCCACTCCCATCTACTGTAAAACCACCAAAGTTGGATGACTTATGGGAACACCAATTGATAAGTATACCTCAAGAACACAAGGAAGCTATAGGTTGA